The Longimicrobium sp. genome includes a window with the following:
- a CDS encoding amino acid adenylation domain-containing protein produces the protein MPELPQGVRSVFLSHNGRQKQWVRRLAAQWRGLGLRVFYDEDSVMPGEDVIAAIERGITGCDHVVLVLSPAALTSQWVAMEIAMTRIGDPSGRDRRLIPILIEPVDSESIRPAIRCLSIVDLTEPDRRNERYHHLLRSLGLDRPDLPDPPAFEDEPLPVPAFDATGTAAPNGDGGAPVATVTRQLGFELVIDGDLDDFDPQAQQKLFAAIKELLETGDELKIRNIRRGSIIVTLDLSPEQAERLFWAVQRGELDELGVREGRVLDEDDEAEDDEARERWQAEGSRTVLDRIVREGRGHSLPVHSAPVFRHANAAPGEPRPLSFAQERLWFLYQLQSENPYYNLSGTARIRGVLDYASIERALQEIVHRHEVLRSTFHTSHGYPVAVVDAQPRCALVVTGLTEVNDATRASVLRRLITDQALQPFDLGTGPLLRVMVAALRPTEHLLQLTVPRIVGDEWSLGLLFRELLALYRAYRYGRESPLSELTLQYADFAARQRELLAGTWVERQLTWWKERLAGAPALLELPTDRPRPAVRSDHVGNERIEVSRELHETLRELARREELTLYEVLLGAFQMLLAKYSGSNDVLVGTRVAGRRTSVLEEMVGCLANTVVMRTDLSGNPCIREVLARVRMGVMGAYAHQQLPFEVLVEELRPERSLSHNPLIQVWFALNSKLELSDFLPGLQMEPVEAPLATPGFDLDLLFIEHSGGLRGVLRYSSDLFERNTIERMLCHLKRVLEQVAEQPKLLVSELQLLTDAERQQVISEWNDTDREYALVPVHEQFALQARRAPDAVALLHAEGAMTYAELDRRANALARHLRELGVGSEARVGVCMAPTPDLLATILATWKAGGACVPLDPRYPAERLDCMILDAGISVVLTGGSASQAFTQPRANVLRVDQLGGEEDGAPAVFSDLRNLACVIYTSCPTGMPRGVMVEHGSLAHLLAAACETFDVQPSDVVPLLAPLVSDAWLIEALLPLASGAAVRLIDRSQVLDVPSIVAQIADATLLHAVPAFLQEVGRTESSAPRLQRLRRVFIGGEAAPPGLLEENRLTFRSAETHVLYGAIEGAVVASAHRVAFERDLDARVIGRPLANVRLYVCDARGNPQPPGIPGELLIGGAGVARGYLNHPAATAERFIPNPFGGRAGARLYRTGDRARWRADGMLEYLGRLDRQVRLFGFRVEPGEVEAMLCRHPRVRGCAVVTSVDSRGETRLTAYVVGDASPEALRSHLGHLLPEYMVPAAFVYLDALPLNARGKVDLGALPQPDFTSTRPYVPPRTLVEKMLAEIWAEVLGVERVGVEDDFFLLGGHSLRATQVLARVRRALEVEVPLRVLFETPTVAGVAAWVEAGGGALADALAELEGLSDDEVAALLAEIGDEP, from the coding sequence GTGCCGGAACTCCCGCAGGGAGTCCGCAGCGTCTTCCTCAGCCACAACGGCCGTCAGAAGCAATGGGTCCGCCGCCTCGCCGCACAGTGGCGCGGGTTGGGCCTCCGAGTCTTCTACGACGAGGACAGCGTCATGCCCGGCGAGGACGTGATCGCCGCGATCGAGCGCGGCATCACCGGCTGCGACCACGTGGTCCTCGTGCTGAGCCCCGCCGCGCTTACGAGCCAATGGGTGGCCATGGAGATAGCAATGACACGCATCGGTGATCCGTCAGGCCGGGACCGGCGTTTGATCCCCATCCTGATCGAACCGGTCGACTCCGAATCGATCCGGCCCGCCATCCGTTGCCTGAGCATCGTGGACCTCACGGAGCCAGATCGCCGCAACGAGCGGTACCATCATCTCCTCCGTTCTCTGGGGCTCGACCGGCCCGACCTGCCCGATCCACCTGCATTCGAGGACGAACCTTTGCCGGTGCCGGCGTTCGATGCCACGGGCACGGCCGCGCCCAACGGCGACGGCGGCGCGCCGGTCGCCACCGTGACGCGCCAGCTCGGTTTCGAGTTGGTCATCGACGGCGACCTGGACGACTTCGACCCGCAGGCCCAGCAGAAGCTTTTCGCCGCGATCAAGGAGCTGCTCGAGACCGGCGACGAGTTGAAGATCCGCAACATCCGCCGCGGTAGCATCATCGTAACCTTGGACCTGAGCCCGGAGCAGGCGGAGCGGCTGTTCTGGGCGGTCCAGCGCGGCGAACTCGACGAACTCGGCGTGCGCGAGGGGCGCGTGCTGGACGAGGACGACGAAGCCGAGGACGACGAGGCCCGGGAGAGATGGCAGGCGGAAGGATCAAGGACCGTGCTCGACAGGATTGTGCGGGAGGGGAGAGGGCACAGTCTCCCGGTGCACTCCGCACCCGTGTTCCGCCACGCTAACGCCGCCCCCGGCGAGCCAAGGCCGCTCTCGTTCGCGCAGGAACGGCTGTGGTTCCTGTATCAGCTCCAGTCGGAGAACCCCTACTACAACCTGTCCGGCACGGCGCGGATCCGTGGAGTGCTGGACTACGCGTCGATCGAGCGCGCGCTGCAGGAGATCGTCCACCGTCACGAGGTGCTGCGGTCTACCTTCCATACGAGTCACGGCTACCCGGTCGCGGTTGTCGACGCGCAGCCACGGTGCGCCCTGGTTGTGACAGGGCTGACAGAGGTGAACGACGCCACCCGCGCAAGCGTGTTGCGGCGACTCATCACCGACCAAGCGCTGCAGCCGTTCGACCTAGGTACCGGCCCGCTTCTCCGCGTGATGGTGGCCGCGCTCCGGCCGACCGAGCACCTGCTCCAACTCACGGTGCCCCGGATTGTGGGCGACGAGTGGAGTCTAGGACTGCTGTTCCGGGAGCTGTTGGCTCTCTATCGGGCCTACCGGTACGGGCGCGAATCACCGCTCTCGGAACTGACGCTGCAGTACGCCGACTTCGCGGCGCGGCAGCGCGAGCTGCTCGCCGGCACGTGGGTGGAACGGCAGCTCACTTGGTGGAAGGAGCGGCTCGCCGGCGCGCCGGCCCTGCTGGAGCTGCCGACAGACCGGCCTCGCCCGGCGGTGCGGTCAGACCACGTCGGCAATGAACGGATAGAGGTTTCGCGGGAGTTGCACGAAACGCTGCGCGAGTTGGCGCGGCGCGAGGAGCTTACGCTGTACGAAGTGCTGCTGGGCGCCTTCCAGATGCTGCTGGCCAAGTACAGTGGAAGCAATGACGTGCTGGTGGGAACCCGGGTTGCCGGGCGACGGACCTCCGTGCTCGAAGAGATGGTCGGCTGTCTGGCGAACACGGTGGTGATGCGCACCGACCTGTCGGGAAACCCCTGTATCCGCGAGGTGTTGGCACGGGTGAGGATGGGCGTAATGGGAGCGTACGCGCACCAGCAGCTCCCGTTCGAGGTGCTTGTGGAGGAGCTACGGCCTGAGCGCAGCCTGAGCCACAATCCCCTGATCCAGGTTTGGTTCGCGCTGAACTCCAAATTGGAGCTTTCGGACTTCCTTCCGGGGCTGCAAATGGAGCCGGTGGAGGCGCCCCTCGCCACGCCAGGGTTCGACCTCGATCTGCTCTTCATCGAGCACTCCGGCGGCTTGCGAGGGGTCCTTCGCTACAGCAGTGACCTCTTTGAGCGGAATACTATCGAACGGATGCTATGTCACCTGAAAAGAGTGTTGGAGCAGGTTGCCGAACAGCCGAAACTACTAGTTTCCGAACTGCAACTTCTGACGGATGCAGAGCGGCAGCAAGTGATCAGCGAGTGGAACGACACGGACCGCGAGTACGCGCTCGTTCCAGTCCACGAGCAGTTCGCCTTGCAGGCTCGACGGGCACCGGACGCCGTCGCGTTGCTGCACGCGGAAGGCGCGATGACGTACGCCGAGTTGGACCGCCGCGCGAATGCGCTCGCCCGGCACCTGCGCGAACTCGGCGTGGGCTCAGAAGCGCGGGTGGGCGTGTGCATGGCGCCTACGCCGGACCTGCTTGCGACGATTTTAGCCACGTGGAAGGCGGGTGGCGCCTGTGTTCCCCTCGACCCACGCTACCCGGCCGAACGGCTGGATTGCATGATCTTAGACGCAGGGATCTCGGTGGTGCTCACCGGAGGGAGCGCCTCCCAAGCGTTCACGCAGCCCCGCGCTAACGTGCTGCGTGTGGACCAGCTTGGCGGCGAGGAGGACGGCGCGCCAGCGGTGTTCTCCGACCTCCGAAACCTCGCCTGCGTGATCTACACCTCCTGCCCCACGGGGATGCCACGCGGAGTGATGGTGGAGCACGGCTCGCTGGCCCACTTGCTGGCGGCGGCATGCGAGACGTTCGATGTCCAGCCGTCCGACGTAGTGCCGCTGCTGGCGCCGCTCGTATCCGATGCCTGGCTCATCGAGGCGCTCCTGCCGCTCGCGTCCGGCGCGGCGGTCCGGCTGATCGACCGGTCGCAGGTGCTGGACGTTCCCTCCATCGTGGCGCAGATCGCGGACGCGACGCTGCTGCACGCTGTGCCCGCCTTCCTGCAGGAGGTGGGGCGGACGGAAAGCTCCGCACCTCGCCTGCAACGGCTCCGCCGCGTCTTCATCGGTGGAGAAGCGGCTCCGCCGGGGCTGCTGGAGGAAAACCGGTTGACGTTCCGGAGCGCAGAGACGCACGTGCTCTACGGCGCCATCGAGGGAGCCGTGGTGGCATCAGCGCACCGCGTGGCGTTCGAGCGCGATCTTGACGCGCGCGTGATAGGGCGGCCGCTGGCGAACGTGCGCCTCTACGTCTGCGACGCGCGAGGGAACCCGCAACCGCCGGGAATCCCGGGCGAGCTCCTGATCGGCGGCGCGGGGGTGGCGCGCGGGTACCTGAACCACCCCGCCGCGACAGCCGAACGATTCATTCCCAATCCTTTCGGCGGCAGGGCCGGAGCGCGGCTGTACCGCACCGGCGACCGCGCGCGGTGGCGGGCGGATGGAATGCTCGAGTACCTCGGCCGCCTGGACCGGCAGGTGAGGCTCTTCGGATTCCGCGTCGAGCCAGGCGAGGTCGAAGCCATGCTTTGCAGGCACCCCCGGGTACGTGGGTGCGCTGTCGTGACGTCGGTCGATTCTCGCGGCGAGACGCGCCTGACAGCGTACGTGGTGGGCGACGCCTCACCAGAAGCGCTGCGTTCCCACCTTGGCCATCTGCTGCCGGAGTACATGGTACCCGCGGCATTCGTCTACCTCGATGCCCTTCCGCTGAACGCGCGCGGAAAGGTGGACCTTGGAGCGCTTCCGCAGCCGGATTTCACCTCCACGAGGCCGTACGTGCCGCCGCGGACTCTGGTGGAGAAAATGTTGGCGGAGATCTGGGCCGAGGTGCTGGGCGTGGAGCGCGTGGGCGTCGAGGACGACTTCTTCCTGCTGGGCGGCCACTCGCTCCGGGCCACACAGGTGCTGGCGCGGGTGAGACGGGCGCTGGAGGTGGAGGTCCCGCTCCGGGTGCTCTTCGAGACGCCCACGGTGGCCGGGGTGGCCGCCTGGGTGGAGGCCGGCGGCGGCGCGCTCGCCGACGCCCTAGCCGAGCTCGAAGGCCTGAGCGACGATGAGGTGGCCGCCCTGCTCGCCGAGATCGGCGACGAGCCGTGA
- a CDS encoding non-canonical purine NTP pyrophosphatase, translated as MARLLVATRNPGKVCEIREILAGFPELEIVGLDDLGVEETPAEDALEIFDTFEENALAKARYFARKTGELTLADDSGICVDALDGAPGVRSRRFAGEEESRGLWQDEGNNRHLLRLLDGLPPERRTARYVCAAALADASGRGEVHLGTCDGVVLDAPRGTGGFGYDPLFWMPGEGMTFGELPPERKNAVSHRGRAVRAAAEALRSGWGR; from the coding sequence ATGGCGCGGCTGCTCGTCGCCACGCGCAACCCCGGCAAGGTGTGCGAGATCCGCGAGATCCTGGCCGGCTTTCCCGAGCTGGAGATCGTCGGTCTCGATGACCTCGGCGTGGAGGAGACGCCGGCCGAGGACGCGCTGGAGATCTTCGACACCTTCGAGGAGAACGCGCTCGCCAAGGCGCGGTATTTCGCGCGGAAGACGGGCGAGCTGACGCTGGCCGATGACTCGGGGATCTGCGTGGACGCGCTGGATGGCGCCCCCGGCGTCCGCTCGCGCCGCTTCGCCGGCGAGGAGGAGAGCCGCGGGCTGTGGCAGGACGAGGGCAACAATCGCCATCTCCTGCGGCTTCTCGATGGCCTTCCGCCCGAGCGCCGCACCGCGCGCTACGTCTGCGCCGCCGCCCTCGCCGACGCGTCGGGACGAGGGGAGGTGCACCTCGGCACCTGCGACGGCGTGGTGCTGGACGCGCCGCGCGGCACCGGCGGTTTCGGCTACGATCCGCTCTTCTGGATGCCCGGGGAGGGGATGACCTTCGGCGAGCTTCCCCCCGAGCGGAAGAACGCGGTGAGCCACCGCGGCAGGGCCGTGCGCGCCGCGGCGGAGGCGCTCCGGAGCGGCTGGGGCCGCTGA
- the rph gene encoding ribonuclease PH: MARNDGRAPEEPRPLRLERGVAEYAEGSCLITVGRTRVLCTASVEEGVPPWRKGRGEGWVTAEYSMLPRATNTRTLRERSQVGGRTQEIQRLIGRSLRACVDMAALGERQVTIDCDVLQADGGTRTASITGGAVALYDACAWIAREKGLAASPFREFVAAVSAGLVDGRLLLDLDYSEDSAAEVDLNLVARESGGIIEIQGTGEHGHFTPEQLYFLTQMMNRCVAGLHAAQRAAVAGS; the protein is encoded by the coding sequence ATGGCGAGGAACGACGGCCGCGCGCCCGAGGAGCCGCGTCCGCTGCGGCTGGAGCGCGGCGTGGCCGAGTACGCCGAGGGCTCGTGCCTGATCACCGTCGGCCGCACGCGCGTGCTCTGCACCGCGTCCGTCGAGGAGGGCGTGCCGCCGTGGCGTAAAGGGCGCGGCGAGGGATGGGTGACGGCGGAGTACTCGATGCTGCCGCGCGCCACCAACACGCGCACGCTCCGCGAGCGCAGCCAGGTGGGCGGGCGCACGCAGGAGATCCAGCGCCTGATCGGCCGCTCGCTGCGCGCCTGCGTGGACATGGCCGCGCTCGGCGAGCGCCAGGTGACCATCGACTGCGACGTGCTGCAGGCCGACGGCGGCACCCGCACCGCGTCGATCACCGGCGGCGCGGTGGCGCTCTACGACGCCTGCGCCTGGATCGCGCGCGAGAAGGGGCTCGCCGCGTCGCCCTTCCGCGAATTCGTCGCGGCGGTCAGTGCGGGTCTGGTCGATGGCCGGCTGCTGCTGGACCTGGACTACTCGGAGGATTCGGCCGCCGAGGTGGACCTCAACCTGGTCGCGCGCGAGTCCGGCGGCATCATCGAGATCCAGGGCACCGGCGAGCACGGCCACTTCACCCCCGAGCAGCTCTACTTCCTGACGCAGATGATGAACCGCTGCGTCGCCGGCCTCCACGCCGCCCAGCGCGCCGCGGTCGCCGGCTCGTGA
- the rfaE2 gene encoding D-glycero-beta-D-manno-heptose 1-phosphate adenylyltransferase, with the protein MTDPAAKVLTRDALLARLRRPRSERVVFTNGVFDVLHRGHVDYLARARALGDLLVVGVNTDASVRRLGKGSDRPVNPQDDRAYVLAGLAAVDYVTLFDEDTPRELISALLPDVLVKGGDYTRDTIVGADEVEAAGGRVETITLVPGRSTTSILQRVRQGAEDG; encoded by the coding sequence GTGACCGATCCCGCCGCGAAGGTGCTGACCCGCGACGCGCTGCTGGCGCGCCTCCGCCGGCCGCGGAGCGAGCGCGTGGTGTTCACCAACGGCGTGTTCGACGTGCTGCACCGCGGCCACGTCGACTACCTCGCGCGCGCCCGCGCGCTGGGCGATCTCCTCGTGGTCGGCGTGAACACCGACGCGTCCGTGCGGCGGCTGGGGAAGGGAAGCGACCGCCCGGTCAATCCCCAGGACGACCGCGCGTACGTGCTCGCGGGACTCGCCGCGGTGGACTATGTCACGCTGTTCGACGAGGATACGCCGCGCGAGCTGATCTCCGCCCTCCTTCCCGACGTGCTGGTGAAGGGGGGCGACTACACGAGGGACACCATCGTCGGGGCCGACGAGGTGGAGGCGGCCGGCGGGCGGGTGGAGACGATCACGCTGGTGCCCGGCCGCTCCACCACGTCGATCCTGCAACGCGTTCGCCAGGGGGCGGAAGATGGGTGA
- the hemC gene encoding hydroxymethylbilane synthase, producing MSAPVRIASRGSELALWQARAVEAAIRAASPELEVEIAVVRTTGDRILDVPLAKIGDKGLFTKEIDAALLAGDADLAVHSLKDVPTRVPDGLEIVAVSHREDPRDVLILPPGGRGTLATLAAGARVGTSSLRRRAQLRALRPDLDVLDLRGNLNTRLAKLDRGDYDAILLAAAGVLRLGWEPRIAGYLDPAEWLPAVGQGALAVVARAGDERMRALLAGFDDPHTRACTTAERAFLAALEGGCQIPIGALASVDDEGLTLHGLVADVEGEQVLRDSEFIAIDEFDIESGDDAAVVGRRLAARLLEMGAGEILARIRGESPRVPEPAAP from the coding sequence GTGAGCGCCCCGGTCCGCATCGCCTCGCGCGGGAGCGAGCTGGCGCTCTGGCAGGCACGCGCCGTGGAGGCGGCGATCCGCGCGGCCTCGCCGGAATTGGAGGTGGAGATCGCGGTCGTCCGCACCACGGGCGACCGCATTCTCGACGTCCCCCTGGCGAAGATCGGCGACAAGGGGCTGTTCACCAAGGAGATCGATGCCGCGCTGCTGGCGGGCGACGCGGACCTCGCCGTGCACTCGCTGAAGGACGTCCCCACGCGCGTTCCCGACGGGCTGGAGATCGTGGCCGTGTCGCACCGCGAGGACCCGCGCGACGTGCTCATCCTCCCCCCGGGCGGGAGGGGGACGCTGGCGACGCTCGCCGCCGGCGCGCGCGTCGGCACCAGCTCGCTCCGCCGCCGGGCGCAGCTGCGCGCGCTGCGGCCTGACCTCGACGTCCTCGATCTCCGCGGCAACCTCAACACCCGGCTGGCCAAGCTCGACCGCGGCGACTACGACGCGATCCTCCTCGCCGCGGCGGGCGTGCTGCGGCTGGGGTGGGAGCCGCGCATCGCCGGGTATCTCGACCCCGCCGAGTGGCTTCCCGCGGTGGGCCAGGGCGCGCTCGCCGTGGTCGCCCGCGCGGGCGACGAGCGGATGCGCGCGCTGCTGGCCGGCTTCGACGATCCCCACACCCGCGCGTGCACGACGGCCGAACGCGCCTTCCTCGCCGCGCTCGAGGGGGGATGCCAGATCCCCATCGGCGCGCTGGCGAGCGTGGACGACGAGGGGCTGACGCTGCACGGCCTGGTCGCCGACGTGGAGGGCGAGCAGGTGCTGCGCGACTCCGAGTTCATCGCCATCGACGAGTTCGACATCGAGTCGGGAGATGATGCCGCCGTCGTCGGACGCCGCTTGGCCGCGCGGCTGCTGGAGATGGGCGCAGGCGAGATCCTGGCCCGCATCCGCGGCGAATCTCCCCGCGTTCCCGAGCCCGCCGCGCCGTGA
- the lptE gene encoding LPS assembly lipoprotein LptE, which yields MSLRSLMTSGARRARAASAVALAVLLVSGCLYHFTGGGLPSNIRTVYVDLFDNTTPYEFLRSDVQRQLQTELPRNLGVRLAPQQTADAIIRGKLSGYDEAVTNIDPNTPGGRVTTNQTQVRITFDAEIYDVKNDRVLWQGNSISALGLFSRERGETVEVGRRKALEQMVQKVIEGAQSQW from the coding sequence ATGTCGCTTCGTTCGCTGATGACGTCTGGAGCCCGCCGGGCACGGGCCGCTAGCGCGGTCGCCCTCGCGGTGCTGCTCGTCTCCGGTTGTCTCTACCACTTCACCGGGGGCGGGCTGCCGTCCAACATCCGCACGGTGTACGTGGACCTGTTCGACAACACCACGCCGTACGAGTTCCTGCGCAGCGACGTGCAGCGGCAGCTGCAGACGGAGCTGCCGCGCAACCTGGGCGTGCGCCTGGCGCCGCAGCAGACGGCCGACGCCATCATCCGCGGCAAGCTGAGCGGCTACGACGAGGCGGTCACCAACATCGATCCCAACACGCCGGGCGGCCGCGTCACGACGAACCAGACGCAGGTGCGGATCACGTTCGACGCGGAGATCTACGACGTGAAGAACGACCGCGTGCTCTGGCAGGGGAACTCCATCTCCGCCCTTGGGCTGTTCAGCCGCGAGCGGGGCGAGACGGTGGAGGTGGGGCGGCGCAAGGCGCTGGAGCAGATGGTGCAGAAGGTGATCGAGGGGGCGCAGAGCCAGTGGTGA
- a CDS encoding peptidylprolyl isomerase codes for MRMLPTGIRSIRANAWAAVPKGLRAVVAAISIACPGLAAHPAAAQRTQLSGADLTRAAELLRLEDRREYDSVAINANAAAANATVRRRAVLAAGRIGDRRATRMVVLRLANADTSVAASAAFALGLLRDTTAVEALVSVLKPGDVARRPTVIGEAALALAKMPTQRGKQAVEDFLAHAPAGGPGVRRAVGEALLAWWRFPRPVNANVAIRWLSSTDPEIRWRAAYALSRRASPQGSAALAHVATDPEPLVRSFALRGLTAAMADSSGVGRPAALRIVLAATSDREHAVSVNAVRTLGSYDAPEAIGRLIALLNGGDAYLAITAAESLARLGAKAPAAAAPLRAVAMDAAKPIFLRTTALASLGEVDPAAAAEVADAFMRESGWRARAAAARVYATAAKGNFATSPLRPRLEAAVRDADGRIATAALESAIGAAGDSVARIRPLLRMGLESPDFYARVNAIGGLGQIADPADAPLLLDAYARAQRDSMDDAALAAVDALGALGRKDTGVARAFFARFGRSGDYLVRQHVETAFGEDVPGWGEPLPIMTGRSPDGYRRLVASTLVRPRPHARIVTNRGTIELELFAYDAPLTVENFLALARRKFFDGQEWPRVVANFVIQGGDPRGDTNGGPGYAIRDEINRHPYEAGTLGMALSGPDTGGSQWFVTHSPQPHLDGTYTVFGRVVRGMEVVGRILPGDRIIRVEEVR; via the coding sequence CGAGTACGATTCCGTCGCCATCAACGCAAACGCCGCCGCCGCGAACGCCACGGTCCGCCGCCGCGCCGTCCTGGCCGCGGGCCGCATCGGCGACAGGCGCGCGACTCGGATGGTCGTCCTGCGACTGGCGAATGCCGACACCTCCGTCGCTGCCTCGGCCGCGTTCGCGCTGGGGCTGCTGCGCGATACGACCGCCGTGGAGGCGCTTGTTTCCGTGCTGAAGCCCGGGGACGTGGCACGCCGGCCGACGGTGATCGGCGAGGCGGCGCTGGCGCTGGCGAAGATGCCGACGCAGCGCGGGAAGCAGGCGGTGGAGGACTTCCTCGCCCACGCGCCGGCCGGCGGACCCGGCGTGCGGCGCGCCGTGGGCGAGGCGCTGCTGGCCTGGTGGCGCTTCCCGCGGCCGGTGAACGCGAACGTCGCCATCCGCTGGCTTTCTTCCACCGATCCGGAGATCCGCTGGCGCGCCGCGTACGCCCTTTCGCGCCGCGCCAGCCCGCAGGGGAGCGCCGCCCTCGCGCACGTGGCGACGGATCCCGAGCCGCTCGTGCGCTCCTTTGCCCTGCGCGGGCTGACGGCGGCGATGGCGGACTCGTCGGGTGTCGGCCGCCCCGCGGCGCTGCGGATCGTGCTCGCGGCGACGTCGGACCGCGAGCACGCCGTCAGCGTGAACGCGGTGCGCACGCTGGGCTCGTACGACGCGCCGGAGGCCATCGGGCGCCTGATCGCGCTGCTGAATGGCGGTGACGCCTACCTCGCCATCACCGCCGCGGAATCGCTGGCGCGGCTGGGGGCGAAGGCGCCGGCCGCCGCGGCGCCCCTCCGCGCCGTGGCGATGGACGCGGCGAAGCCCATCTTCCTGCGCACCACCGCGCTGGCGTCGCTCGGGGAGGTCGATCCGGCCGCCGCGGCCGAGGTCGCCGACGCGTTCATGCGCGAAAGCGGGTGGCGCGCGCGGGCCGCCGCGGCGCGCGTCTACGCCACGGCCGCGAAGGGCAACTTCGCCACGTCGCCGCTGCGGCCGCGGCTGGAGGCGGCGGTGCGCGACGCGGACGGGCGCATCGCCACCGCGGCGCTCGAGTCCGCCATCGGCGCGGCGGGCGACAGCGTGGCGCGCATCCGGCCGCTGCTGCGGATGGGACTGGAATCTCCCGACTTCTACGCGCGGGTGAACGCGATCGGCGGCCTGGGCCAGATCGCCGATCCCGCCGACGCGCCGCTGCTGCTGGACGCGTACGCCCGCGCCCAGCGCGACTCGATGGACGACGCCGCGCTGGCCGCCGTGGACGCGCTGGGGGCGCTGGGGAGGAAGGACACCGGCGTCGCCCGGGCCTTCTTCGCGCGCTTCGGCCGCTCGGGCGACTACCTGGTCCGCCAGCACGTGGAGACGGCGTTCGGAGAGGACGTTCCCGGCTGGGGCGAGCCGCTGCCGATCATGACCGGGCGCTCGCCGGACGGCTACCGCCGCCTCGTCGCCTCCACTCTCGTCCGTCCCCGGCCGCACGCGCGCATCGTCACCAACCGGGGGACGATCGAGCTGGAGCTGTTCGCCTACGATGCGCCGCTCACCGTGGAGAACTTCCTCGCCCTCGCGCGGCGGAAGTTCTTCGACGGGCAGGAGTGGCCGCGGGTGGTGGCGAACTTCGTGATCCAGGGCGGCGATCCGCGCGGGGACACCAACGGCGGTCCGGGGTATGCCATCCGTGACGAGATCAACCGGCACCCGTACGAGGCCGGCACGCTGGGGATGGCGCTCAGCGGGCCCGACACGGGCGGGAGCCAGTGGTTCGTCACCCATTCGCCGCAGCCGCACCTGGACGGCACCTACACGGTGTTCGGGCGCGTGGTGCGGGGGATGGAGGTCGTCGGGCGCATCCTTCCCGGCGACCGGATCATCCGCGTGGAAGAGGTGCGTTGA